From the genome of Solibacillus sp. FSL H8-0538:
ATTTGCAGCATCAATTATCGGCACTTCCATCAAAGTCATATTCTCCATTTTAGGGTTATTTAATATGTTGTTGATCTGAAGGCGTAATGTTTTAATTGTATTTATAAAGTCTTCCTGTTCTTTCCGTTCAATTTTCAAAATGGTAATCATATGGTCACGAAGCAGTTTATCAAAGAAATCTACATCATCTGCATTTCGAACCATGTCTTGGATAAGTCTATTAAATTTACGATTTCCTGAAGCAAATATGCCCATAACTTCGTTGTATTTTTCATTACCCACTCGTTCTTTAAATCGTTTCAGTCCGTTTATAGCCCGATCCAAAATTACCTCACGAGTCTTAATGTCTGAGTTATACACGTTATGAATCAAATTGGAGATAACCGTCCAGTACAATTCAAAGGGGTTTATTAGATCCAAACGTTTATCGTGATATTTTAAATAATAGGTATAGGGTGTTACCGCACCATCCCTCATGTCATCAAACATATCTGCAAAATCATCAGCCAGTTGATTGTAAATGCCATAAAAGAAAGTTCGGTTGTTCAATTCCTTATCCTCTGGAGCACCAATTACTGAACGGACAATTAATCTTGAAGAAGAGGATTTTAAAATGACAGGAATATAAAGCTCTTCATTGGTGTAATTTGCATTAGATAAATCCTTTACACGGTCCACTTCCTGGGAATTAAAAAACACATAGGATTGCTCTAAAAAATTATTTTTTGTCTCTCGTCGCTGATGTTCCTTAATATACACAAAGGCATCGCGGAGTTCCGAATGAATATATCTGATCAAGCCCACGTTAATTCCAGTCCACTCTCCCAATTCGGGAACAGATCCTGTGATAAGTGTTGTACGTATTAAATCGGTGTATTGTTTCTCCTCTCTATCGGATAAAATTTTCGCATCTAGAAGATCATCAATAAATGGATAGGTTAGACCATAGGAATAGCCAAGCCTAATAGCTTTATCAAGTCTCCGAGTACGTTCTTCAGGAGATGTTTCATCCTCCATTTCTTCAACCTCTTGCATGATAATTCCAGCAATTATTTTAATGAGTTTTCTCTGGGCTTGCTCAACATCCATCTCCTTTGGAATGTTGGAGGATACAGTCTTTAGTTTGTTTATCACCCAGATTAGGCTCGATTCCACACCTTCCTTCTGGGCAATCCGGTACAACTCGACCATGCTAAACGTCTCGTCTTTGTCTCCTTGATTTGTTGCGGTAGAATGTATTAGGTGATTTTTCAAACTATCAACTACACGGCAAATCCTTTTCAATGTTTCGGGTGAGTCAAGGGCTTTGCCAAAATCTCGCATAAATATATAGGAAATGCTTCGATCTAGGTAATTATCTAGTTTGCCTGTGTAATTTAGCCATTGGATATAATTGTGATATCCCTGAGAATCAGGTTTGCCCTTTCCACGCGAAAACAAGGATAATAATGAAGGATAATGAATATGTTTGTGTTTCCACAATCGTATATCTTCAGTTAGGGTTGAGACATAAGTCTTTTCCATGACTTGCGCATAAAGTGAATTAAAATAGTGAGCAGCCTTCTGCTCAGCTTGCCGATAGCATTCATCGGCATTTATTATTAACTCCTCATTCATTCGATAACACACCTTCACTTTAAGTTCTCTTTTATCCTTTTTGAAAAACAATCTGAACCAATATTAGAATCCTATCTAAAAGATATAATATTTTCCAATTATAACATCTGACATTTTCTCTAACTTGTTTTCTACTTCTCGACTTATGGTCATTATCCTCATACCAATTAATTATCTGATTAACAATCTATTCTTCTTTAAATCCCTAAATTCCTATTTTGCACCCGAAAGCACTTTATATGGAGCTTTTATTCATTGAAAAATAAATATGCATGTCGATTTATGTACAATAGGTTCAACTTAAGACTCTCATTCCCTTTCAGTTTCCCATTGAGCTATCATTTTTACCTCATTCATTAAGTACTCTACAAACTGATCATCCTTTATCAACCATGCTTCATAATTTCGTTTTAAAAACCGTTCGCCTTCTTCAAAACTTGTAACGGCTTGTTCCATTACGGTTTTATTTTTTTAATCCTCCAGTCCTGATCATTTTGGATAAAAAACCTCCGTTTCATAGTGATTAACACAAATTTGATAGGATTTAAAAAATTGGTAAACAATCGGTTTCATTTGA
Proteins encoded in this window:
- a CDS encoding polyprenyl synthetase family protein; this encodes MNEELIINADECYRQAEQKAAHYFNSLYAQVMEKTYVSTLTEDIRLWKHKHIHYPSLLSLFSRGKGKPDSQGYHNYIQWLNYTGKLDNYLDRSISYIFMRDFGKALDSPETLKRICRVVDSLKNHLIHSTATNQGDKDETFSMVELYRIAQKEGVESSLIWVINKLKTVSSNIPKEMDVEQAQRKLIKIIAGIIMQEVEEMEDETSPEERTRRLDKAIRLGYSYGLTYPFIDDLLDAKILSDREEKQYTDLIRTTLITGSVPELGEWTGINVGLIRYIHSELRDAFVYIKEHQRRETKNNFLEQSYVFFNSQEVDRVKDLSNANYTNEELYIPVILKSSSSRLIVRSVIGAPEDKELNNRTFFYGIYNQLADDFADMFDDMRDGAVTPYTYYLKYHDKRLDLINPFELYWTVISNLIHNVYNSDIKTREVILDRAINGLKRFKERVGNEKYNEVMGIFASGNRKFNRLIQDMVRNADDVDFFDKLLRDHMITILKIERKEQEDFINTIKTLRLQINNILNNPKMENMTLMEVPIIDAANYSLEGDGKRLRPIVTWFIGVKAYGLNESAIEPLLRSLEYMHTASLIFDDLPSQDNSSTRRGRPTLHEVYNIAISEITGLFLTQKAIEEQTSLDQFDSKTVLKLIKYSAQTTANMCIGQAMDLDSKGRQLTLEQLNMMCFYKTGIGFEASLIMPAILAQANEVEMEVLKKFARHAGIAFQIKDDLLDVEGDTTLLGKPIGKDAENNNSTFVSILGQEGAKKEMWENYCTAMEALQEMPRNTTFLKHFLNYIINRDH